A segment of the Rattus rattus isolate New Zealand chromosome 4, Rrattus_CSIRO_v1, whole genome shotgun sequence genome:
AAATGCAGACTGGCTCTGTTTCCCTAAAAGAAATTcaccaagaaacagaaatgactcTGTTGAGACTGACCGGTTTTGCCTCTGTTTAAttaaggaggaagaggggcaATCCTTAAACCTCTTAAGCACTGAATCAATGCAGCCCAGGCCCTGAAAGCGTTCGTTCTGCATTATCAGCGAACAGACAAGTCCTGACTAATTGGCACATCTAGCTACCAGGAAAGGATACTCTCTGGAAAAACTAAGAGTATTTCCTACCTACTCTGTCATATCTAAGAATGATACAAAGTTGTTAATACCCTGTTGTTCCTTACAGGAAAAAGCTCTGGCCtagtgtggtggcgcacacctttgattccagcccCCAGGGGCAGAGGCTGGccgatctctgactttgaggccagcctaatctacagagcaagttccaggacagccaggggagtgagagagatcctgtctcagaacaacaaacaagcaagcaagcaacaaaaataaaaaccacagaaaacGAAACACCCCCCCAAAGAAAAACCCCCGATGTATATTCCAAATTCATTATGTGTATTAAACTGATTGTCTAGGTCACTGCATAACCCATAACTTTGTAGCCTTTGTTTCTAAATCTATATGTCATAAAATTCGGACACCAAGGATGGAGACGCTACTCAGCGTtcagagtactggctgctcctgcaAGGCAACCTAAGTTTGGTTTCCCAAggtccacatggcagctcacagctagtTCTTGTAGATGTGAAGCCCGCTCTGACGTCTGTTAACAGCGGGCATACACATGGtgcgcagacacacagacagacacacagacatggactCCACACTTGTTGTGCACCTCcatttgtgcatgctgggcatcAGTACGGTGACACAGAAGGGTCTGCACATGATGTCCGTGTAATCACACAGAAGAGACCCACTGTAAGTTAAACCAGTGACCCAGAGACACTTCTTTGTGAAGAAGCGTGccgagaaaaagaagaagaaaatacctAGGAGGCTGTCATTTACCACGTGCCTGTGAGTCTGTTCTGTcgaccatgtaggtcctgggaatcaaacttgggttgtcaggttGGGTggagtgcctttatctgctgagccatcctgctagcCCAGGTCTTGTGTGCTGGTCACTTGCCTGTGAAGGCTAGCAGAATACTGTGGGTGCAGAGCCATCCACATTCggttttgttatttgagacaaggtctcttgctgGTCTGTAGTTTGCTAGGTCGGCCAGGCTGGTGACCAGCAAGCATCAGGACCCATATGCATGTCCTTCTTCAAGACAGCACCACAGGCCTCTTCCCTGTTGGGGCTCCACTCAGTTCCTTTACCGACTGAGAAGTCTCTCTAGCCCTATCAGCCCATCTCAGCATGAGTCTTAACAGACTTAGATCTATGCACTCGGGACAAAGGCACACTTTCTCATCCTACAGCCCTCAAATGGTAATTTAGATGAAATGGGAACCATTAGACTACATTTGTGAGCCTAGGGCCCCCAAGCATCATGAAGCTGAGTACTAGCGTCCCCCAGCCCGTTTCAGGGACCACTTCCACACACTTCCCAATGACTAAGACCATCAGGAGTCAAAGGAGgcaccttttctcttttgttttggttttttaagacagggtttctctgtgtagccctggctgtcttggaacttgctctgtagaccagactggctttgaactcacagagacctgcttgcttctgccccccaagtgctgggatcaaaggcatgtaccaccaccgcCCAGCAGGAGGCATTGTTGTTAGTACTCTAaggagtgtgtgcatgcaggtgtgctTATGTGTGGTATGCGTgggtatgtatgggtatgtgtgtatgtgtgtgtatgtgtggtatgtgtgggtatgtgaagGAATGCATAGGTGTGCGTaggtgtgcatggtgtgtgtgctACCATGGCAGGCAGCTATATCCATTCATCTTTTTGTGGTTCTAAGGATTGAATTCAAGTCACTAGGCTCgtgtggcaaacacctttacccactgagccatctcattggctcaGGTCTGTTTTTAGTACTGTAAACTCTGTATTAGCTACTACAGTGGCTGTGAGAAGTTGGTCTTTAAAAGATGGGTTAGAGCTCTTAGTGCAGGAGGTGTTACTGTTGACTGAGGGTCAAAAGCAGCTCCATAAAGCACGGTCCACTTGCAATCCCTGCCCTCCTCATGCAGCACTCACTGTTACACTGGTCACAAGCGTAGATTCTCCCTTCCAGGGCCTCTGTCTCGGTGAACTTGGCTAGCATTTCAGTGAGCAGGCACTCTGTCTGATTCAAAGGGACAAACCCCTTCTCTACGCAGTGGTATCGTTCAGGGAATTCCAGGGATAGATCCCAAAAGGGCTCAATGGTATTGGATTTATAATTGCATGATACACATGTGACCTAGAATGAGAAGATTGGTTTGCAGATTATAGTTTCCATGCTTCCCACATAGAACACATATAAATTTACCAACCGCTTCTCCCCAAAAGCTTAATAAGAACTCAGACTTAAAGGCACTGGAGCATACTCTGTGGGCTTGTGTTTCCAACCATGCTGTAAGTAGCTGCAACTGAGGACCCACAAGACACCCTCTGCCTGCTCCCAGTGAATGCTGCCTCAGGTAAGCTACCTCTGAGGCACTGAAGGAACTGGGCTGAGGAAGAAATGACAGATCACTGTCTGCTCTGCTTGCCCTCAaatccctccctttcccttggTGCTTCCACACAGcaatttcctttcccttccctcccctcctccctccctctcccttcctccgaGATAGATTCTCCTCCTGGCCTGGACCTCATTACAGAGCCTAGATGATCTTGACctctgatctcctgcctcagcctttcaagtgctggcaTGATGACATGCATACTCCTCTCCCACTGCAATATTCCTAGGTGCCATTCACAGGCAGAatggggcctcagtttccctcccaTGCCTACTCATCAGTCTTTCCACAATTTTAGTAACTGAGGCACACAACCTCTGCATCTCACTGTAGAGGCCTTACCTTCCTTAACTTGCCCACCCTTTCTTTAGAAACAATCCACAACAGTGCTCTCTGTACATATTTCTATAAGGCCTGGGAATCTCTGCCTAAGTCTTGACCTGGCTGACGATCGGTCCTGGTGGAGAGGCAGTGGGGACTGGAGTCTGTAACCCCACACTGACAGCCGGAGGCAGGATGGGCAGACTCTAAGGTCATCCTACATAATTTGGGGTGAGGGAGGTGTGGGCAGTGGGAAGGAGACTTGCTTGGGTCTTTGGCATACTCCTAATTACTCCTAAGTACAAAGGACTTTGGAAACAGACTTCTCTGCAAACTGTCCAGTTTACAAAAGACCCAGACAGAGCGAATACCCACGTTCACCTACATGGTCACCAGTATAGTGTCCGGCATAAACAACCATCTTGAAACATTGCAGTCACTGAAAACACTGGCTATACTTAATTAGCCCAGGAATCTGGAAGCCCAAACTACCACCCAAGCTTCTCACATCGTTTCAGGTGGGCACACACCTACCTGACTGAGCAGCTGCCCATGAAATATGGTGTTCACCACCTTTAAGACCTGCTTGGTGAGCTTCCTCtgggagaaggggatgaggaTCCGGCGTGTGGAGCCCTCAGACTCAAGCTCCTGCTGTACCTTGTGCAGCAGTTCGCAGAGAAATTCCTGCGCATCCTGCTGATCATAGCCTCGGAAGGCGGGAATCAGGCTCCACACGGAGTGAAGCATGGCAAAGGGTGACACCAGCGCCCACTTCCCAGACCACATGACTCGGAAGAGGGTGTGCAGTTCGTGGCAGAGAGAAATGTGCTTTGAGCTGGGTTCCTTGTTCTGAATGAGCTCCAGGCTCCTGCTGATGGAGGCTCCGCTGCTCCAGCAGAAGCCCTGAGGTTCGAACCCCTGGGCCCGGTCACTCCTTACTGAGAACCCCGCGGCAGTGCTGCTGGCTGGCCTGCTAGGGATCTGAGCCTTCCCGTTGGTTGCTTGGGGAAACAGGTGCTCGGAGGTGGAGGGGTCGAGGTTCAGGAAACATTCCCGGAACTTCTGGAGGTGGCTGAGCACCTGGAGGATGGAGTTCATGTAGCAGGTATTACCCAGGTTGCGCAGGCCAGTAACACCTGGGGCCACCGCCAGCTGACGGCGCGGCTTGAGGGCAGCAGCGGACATGCGCCTGGAGGTAGCGAGGGTAGCAGGGCGCACGGCCACGGGCCCGGGAGCGTGCAGGAGCAGGCGCGCACTCTTCCGCGGCGGCGCGCTGGCCAGCTCCTCCAGCAGTCGCCTCTTGACCTCGCGCCGTCGCTGCCGCGCCGCCTCCTTCTTGCGCTCCAGCGCCTCCTCCTGCCGCCGCTGCTCCAGCTGCGCACGGCCGCGGGAGCTCTTCTCAAACCAGAGCCGCAGCGTCTTGGCCAGCAAGCGCTGGCGCCGGTACCACAGAGCCGTGAGCATCTGCGGCTGTCCCTGAGGAGTACGCTGCGGCGGGACCACGTCCTCGCCTGCAGCTGTGGACCGCAGCGTCCGCCCACGCCTCGCGGGCAGGTCCTGCTTCTGGCCTCGAACAGCCAGGAGGGAGCTTCTCAGCAACTTCAGGTCCCCTTCGGGGTTGTCATTGAGCACGTAATCCTTGCACAGGTAGCAGAACACATAGAGATCCCGGACCTCCATGGCCAGCGGGTGTCCGGTCTCTTCAAAGTGTTTTAGTGCATGGTCTTCAATGTAGCGGCCGCAAGCCACGTGGGAGCACTTGAGGCAAGCCCACGCAGACTCGGTGGTGGCGCACTCCAGACAGCACCACTTCTGGGGGTTCAGGATGGAGTGATCCTGGGCGAGCCGTAACCGCCCTACATGTTTGCATCTATCCATGTTTTAGCGCAGTCGCCACTTTCTTAATCTGGCACCACGGagcccccaaaagaaaaaagaaagaagcagaatttaaggaaaatagaaaaaaagagttgCAACTGGTATTCCTGtgtatttagtttttaattaaaagattgtcccttgggctggaaagatggctcagccgttaagagcactgactgctcttccagaggtcctgagttcagttcccagcgaccacatggtggctcacaaccatctgtaatgggatctgatgccctcttctggtgtgtctgaagacagctacagtgtactcatatatatataaaataaataaatctttaaaaaaaaaaaagattgtcccTTTCAAAGTTGAAACTGATATTTCAAATAccacaaggagagagagacaaggggCTCAAAATAAAACCTTAGGTCAATTTCATTGTATTTCAAAGCACAGGTATAGAAtaagggaaagacagacagtgGGGTGGTTAGGGAGGAGGAACACgcctatagaagaaggggatgggatgggatagggggcttatggacaggaaacctggaaagggaataacatttgcaatgtaaataaaaatatccaataaaaataaataaataaataaataaataaataaataaataaataggaaaagaaagacaaacgaCACCTAAGGAGGCAGAGCCCAAGCCTCAGTTTAAGGAACATTTGATAAGCTAGCATTTCTGGAGAGCACTTTTTACAGAAAGAGTGGCAAAACTCACGTGTTTACTGAAAAGCAAATTCACAGATGGATCTGATAGGACAAGAGGTGGTATGGCTTCTGGGACGACAGTGTTCAAGCCAACTACCCAGGcacaagaaacaagcaaacagaagctTCCCTTCTTCCACCCTTCTGTTTGCAActgactcactctgtagcccaggctgacctcaacttggtgatgatcctcctgcctcagtgaacAAAATGCTAGGATTCCTGAGCTCTAACACTGCCCCCTGCCCTGGGTTTTGGTCGGTTTGGAGTCTCACTATGCTCCCCTGGCTGGTTTGGAGCACAC
Coding sequences within it:
- the Usp49 gene encoding ubiquitin carboxyl-terminal hydrolase 49; the encoded protein is MDRCKHVGRLRLAQDHSILNPQKWCCLECATTESAWACLKCSHVACGRYIEDHALKHFEETGHPLAMEVRDLYVFCYLCKDYVLNDNPEGDLKLLRSSLLAVRGQKQDLPARRGRTLRSTAAGEDVVPPQRTPQGQPQMLTALWYRRQRLLAKTLRLWFEKSSRGRAQLEQRRQEEALERKKEAARQRRREVKRRLLEELASAPPRKSARLLLHAPGPVAVRPATLATSRRMSAAALKPRRQLAVAPGVTGLRNLGNTCYMNSILQVLSHLQKFRECFLNLDPSTSEHLFPQATNGKAQIPSRPASSTAAGFSVRSDRAQGFEPQGFCWSSGASISRSLELIQNKEPSSKHISLCHELHTLFRVMWSGKWALVSPFAMLHSVWSLIPAFRGYDQQDAQEFLCELLHKVQQELESEGSTRRILIPFSQRKLTKQVLKVVNTIFHGQLLSQVTCVSCNYKSNTIEPFWDLSLEFPERYHCVEKGFVPLNQTECLLTEMLAKFTETEALEGRIYACDQCNSKRRKSNPKPLVLSEARKQLMIYRLPQVLRLHLKRFRWSGRNHREKIGVHVVFDQVLTMEPYCCRDMLSSLDKDTFAYDLSAVVMHHGKGFGSGHYTAYCYNTEGGFWVHCNDSKLDVCSVEEVCKTQAYILFYTRRTVQGSAKLSEPHLRAQVHSSSKDDRRTYTFP